One Desulfatitalea tepidiphila genomic region harbors:
- a CDS encoding HD domain-containing protein → MMHVDAEAIIFEYYRRGSPLADTLLDHSRRVRDKALAVASGLTGEPVDLDFLSAAAMLHDIGIIETAAPSIHCHGMQPYVRHGIIGRRMLEAHGLDRLALVCERHIGTGITREDVRRQRLPLPSRDMAPLSLEETIVCYADKFFSKTNGGCEHTAEQVTADLARYGAEKAAVFLAWHRRFETRSSAPPVMTDMGDRVHADSRSTS, encoded by the coding sequence AGGCCATCATTTTCGAATACTACCGACGGGGCTCGCCGTTGGCTGATACGCTGCTGGACCACAGTCGCAGGGTGCGGGACAAGGCCCTGGCCGTGGCGAGCGGTTTGACCGGTGAGCCGGTGGATCTGGATTTTCTATCCGCCGCGGCCATGCTCCACGATATCGGCATCATCGAGACGGCGGCCCCGTCCATTCATTGCCACGGCATGCAGCCCTATGTGCGCCACGGCATTATCGGCCGCCGCATGCTCGAAGCCCATGGGCTCGATCGGCTCGCCCTGGTGTGCGAGCGCCATATCGGCACCGGCATCACCCGTGAGGACGTTCGTCGGCAGCGGTTGCCCCTGCCCAGTCGCGACATGGCGCCGCTCTCTTTGGAAGAGACGATAGTCTGCTATGCGGATAAGTTTTTTTCCAAGACCAATGGCGGCTGCGAGCACACCGCAGAACAGGTCACCGCCGATTTGGCCCGTTATGGAGCGGAGAAGGCGGCCGTATTTCTGGCCTGGCACCGCCGGTTCGAAACCCGGTCATCTGCACCGCCGGTCATGACCGACATGGGGGACCGGGTTCACGCCGATTCAAGGAGTACATCATGA